The following proteins come from a genomic window of Deltaproteobacteria bacterium:
- a CDS encoding aspartate aminotransferase family protein, producing the protein MQKLESVIETYLSKTPKCKAFFEYARGIEPGGVTRTVAYYPPYPIYIAKGEGCYAYDLDGNRRIDFLMNYSSMILGYAHPRIISVVTERLKYGTSYSYCNELELELAEMLCKRIPSVERIRFTNSGMEATMFAVRAACAFTGKEKIAKFEGGYHGTTDLLQMSVKPPIDKAGPASSPFTIPAAEGIPRNIADNVVILPYNDPEATELLIRKHKDVLGAVIIEPFLGSGQIPARKNFLESLREVTRKYDIILIFDEVQSFRLAPGGAQEYYDVVPDMTTLGKIIGGGFPVGAFGGRKDVMKVFEPSTGGVRFDPITSGTRIYQGGTYTGNPITMAAGIATLQELTPETYARLEKLGNSLRNKLTRLFKSLNASMAVTGVGSMANIHCTSEEIYDYRSGSEEDQTELYRVFLSLMNEGILIAPRGMISLSTPITENEIDAFVSAMETALS; encoded by the coding sequence ATGCAGAAGTTAGAGTCCGTTATCGAGACGTATCTAAGTAAGACACCGAAGTGTAAGGCATTTTTTGAGTATGCCCGCGGGATTGAACCGGGCGGTGTTACGAGGACGGTCGCCTACTATCCGCCGTATCCAATCTACATAGCAAAAGGGGAAGGCTGTTACGCCTACGACCTTGATGGGAACAGAAGGATAGACTTCTTGATGAATTACAGCTCGATGATCCTAGGGTATGCCCATCCAAGAATAATATCGGTCGTGACCGAGCGTTTGAAGTACGGGACCTCCTATTCGTACTGCAATGAGCTGGAATTGGAACTTGCCGAAATGCTTTGCAAGAGAATACCTTCGGTCGAGAGAATCCGCTTTACGAATTCGGGGATGGAAGCCACGATGTTCGCGGTCAGGGCGGCCTGCGCGTTCACCGGCAAGGAAAAAATAGCAAAGTTTGAGGGCGGATATCACGGAACCACCGACCTCCTGCAGATGAGCGTCAAACCTCCGATCGATAAGGCCGGGCCTGCCTCTTCTCCTTTTACGATACCCGCTGCAGAAGGAATTCCCAGAAACATTGCAGACAACGTCGTCATCCTGCCGTACAACGACCCGGAAGCTACAGAACTGCTCATAAGGAAACACAAAGACGTCCTGGGGGCGGTAATAATAGAACCCTTTTTGGGCTCCGGTCAGATTCCGGCAAGGAAGAATTTTCTCGAATCCCTCCGTGAGGTGACTCGGAAGTACGACATCATCTTGATTTTCGATGAGGTTCAATCCTTTCGGTTGGCTCCAGGGGGGGCACAAGAGTACTACGATGTGGTCCCGGATATGACGACCCTGGGAAAGATCATAGGCGGGGGATTCCCTGTCGGTGCTTTCGGGGGCAGGAAAGATGTCATGAAGGTATTTGAACCAAGTACAGGTGGCGTTCGGTTTGATCCGATCACCTCAGGCACGAGAATATACCAGGGCGGAACCTATACCGGGAACCCCATAACAATGGCGGCTGGGATAGCGACGCTGCAAGAACTTACCCCAGAGACCTATGCGAGGCTCGAGAAACTCGGCAATTCGCTCAGGAATAAACTGACCAGACTATTCAAAAGCCTCAACGCATCCATGGCAGTTACTGGTGTCGGATCGATGGCCAATATTCATTGCACTTCTGAGGAGATCTACGATTATAGGAGCGGCTCCGAAGAAGATCAAACCGAGTTGTACAGGGTCTTTCTTTCGCTGATGAACGAGGGAATCCTCATAGCGCCAAGAGGGATGATCAGTCTGTCAACGCCGATCACCGAGAATGAGATAGATGCCTTTGTCAGCGCCATGGAAACTGCTCTTTCGTGA